Proteins encoded together in one Streptomyces sp. NBC_01216 window:
- a CDS encoding S8 family peptidase, translated as MALAAPAGLAHAAPTTTPEPSSASARTATVAAPATTTAAWAAGTRAYLVITAPGDTSLARNAVVNNGGSVFASYDAIGVVVAHSTSAAFASTLRSVSGVQQVGATRTSDVPADAYNPALPANPSQSTTTLNESNRWDMTQIKADQAWAVTTGSASVKVGVLDTGVDDQHQDIAPNFDAADSVSCAYGKADTRSGAWRDVDTHGTHVAGTIAAAKNGKGVIGVAPGVKIASVRIAEPNSTLFFAENTVCGFMWAGDHGFKVTNNSYYTDPWQFNCPDNLDQAAIIEGVRRAQAYAEGKGSLQVAAAGNSNYDLANKTTDSSSPNDSTPVYRTLTNDCVDIPTELPGVVTVAAMGNGNVKASYSNFGNGVIDVAAPGGDGSSGVYSTLPGGKYGTKNGTSMASPHVAGVAALMASVDPTLTPADIRARLNTQANDTACPSDSRCKGTTAKNGFFGEGQVDALKAVGGSTPPSGAYFENLTDVAISDNTTVESAITVTGVTGNAPAALKVGVDIKHTYIGDLKVDLVAPDGSVYTLHNRTGGSADDIVRTYTVNASSETANGVWKLRVNDNARQDTGRIDAWNLTF; from the coding sequence ATGGCCCTCGCCGCACCCGCCGGACTCGCCCACGCGGCGCCGACGACCACTCCGGAGCCCTCTTCCGCCTCGGCGCGGACGGCCACCGTGGCGGCACCGGCGACGACCACCGCGGCCTGGGCGGCCGGCACCCGCGCGTACCTGGTGATCACCGCCCCTGGTGACACTTCCCTCGCGCGCAACGCCGTCGTGAACAACGGCGGTTCGGTCTTCGCGTCCTACGACGCCATCGGCGTGGTCGTGGCGCACTCGACCTCGGCGGCCTTCGCGTCCACCCTGCGCTCCGTGAGCGGCGTCCAGCAGGTCGGCGCCACGCGCACCTCCGACGTCCCGGCCGACGCCTACAACCCGGCGCTGCCGGCGAACCCGTCCCAGTCGACGACCACGCTCAACGAGTCCAACCGCTGGGACATGACCCAGATCAAGGCCGACCAGGCATGGGCCGTCACCACCGGCTCCGCGTCGGTGAAGGTCGGTGTCCTCGACACGGGGGTGGACGACCAGCACCAGGACATCGCCCCCAACTTCGACGCGGCCGACTCCGTCTCCTGCGCCTACGGAAAGGCGGACACCCGCTCCGGCGCCTGGCGGGACGTCGACACCCACGGCACGCACGTCGCCGGCACCATCGCCGCGGCCAAGAACGGCAAGGGCGTGATCGGCGTCGCGCCAGGCGTCAAGATCGCCTCGGTCCGCATCGCCGAGCCGAACAGCACCCTGTTCTTCGCCGAGAACACCGTCTGCGGCTTCATGTGGGCCGGTGACCACGGCTTCAAGGTCACCAACAACAGCTATTACACGGACCCGTGGCAGTTCAACTGCCCGGACAACCTGGACCAGGCCGCGATCATCGAGGGCGTCCGCCGTGCCCAGGCGTACGCCGAGGGCAAGGGATCGCTCCAGGTCGCCGCCGCCGGCAACTCCAACTACGACCTGGCGAACAAGACGACCGACAGCTCCAGCCCGAACGACTCCACGCCGGTGTACCGCACCCTCACCAACGACTGCGTCGACATCCCGACCGAGCTGCCGGGCGTCGTCACGGTCGCGGCGATGGGCAACGGCAACGTCAAGGCCTCCTACTCCAACTTCGGCAACGGCGTCATCGACGTCGCGGCCCCCGGCGGCGACGGCTCCTCGGGCGTCTACTCGACGCTGCCCGGAGGCAAGTACGGCACCAAGAACGGCACGTCGATGGCGTCCCCGCACGTGGCGGGCGTCGCCGCGCTGATGGCCAGCGTCGACCCGACGCTCACCCCGGCGGACATCCGGGCCCGGCTGAACACCCAGGCGAACGACACGGCCTGCCCCTCGGACAGCCGCTGCAAGGGCACCACCGCGAAGAACGGCTTCTTCGGCGAAGGCCAGGTCGACGCGCTCAAGGCGGTCGGCGGCAGCACCCCGCCGTCCGGCGCGTACTTCGAGAACCTCACCGACGTCGCGATCTCCGACAACACCACGGTCGAGAGCGCGATCACGGTCACCGGCGTGACGGGCAACGCCCCGGCCGCGCTGAAGGTGGGCGTGGACATCAAGCACACCTACATCGGTGACCTGAAGGTCGACCTGGTGGCCCCGGACGGCAGCGTGTACACGCTCCACAACCGCACCGGCGGAAGCGCGGACGACATCGTCCGGACATACACGGTCAACGCCTCCTCGGAGACCGCCAACGGGGTCTGGAAGCTCCGCGTGAACGACAACGCGCGGCAGGACACCGGCAGGATCGACGCCTGGAACCTCACCTTCTGA
- a CDS encoding VOC family protein, with protein MKVVSTSSHAVFGAPCWVSLMTRDLRAAEAFYSALFGWTFRPTRLGKEFSVALRDGAPVAGIGAVAPRLAVAVAWTPYFAVDDADVTAARIRERSATVAVGPLRFGTGRAALASDREGAVFGIWEGEIIPDWSVGRGGAPAWLELHTRNAFDAAIFYGEVLDWAGDKPGCCQVAYADDTVILSHRGTTVARIVGGAVEAAPNPQVRPRWHVHFRVEDVEAAMATVKRLGGGVVSEVTSSGPGRRITLHDPDGGLFTVADGL; from the coding sequence ATGAAGGTTGTGTCGACCTCGAGTCACGCGGTGTTCGGCGCCCCCTGCTGGGTCAGTCTGATGACCCGCGACCTGCGAGCCGCGGAGGCCTTCTACAGCGCTCTGTTCGGCTGGACGTTCCGGCCGACCAGGCTCGGCAAGGAGTTCTCCGTGGCGCTGCGCGACGGGGCGCCGGTGGCCGGCATCGGCGCCGTGGCCCCGCGGCTGGCGGTGGCCGTCGCCTGGACCCCCTACTTCGCGGTGGACGACGCCGACGTGACCGCGGCCCGCATCCGTGAGCGCAGCGCCACGGTGGCCGTCGGCCCGCTGCGCTTCGGTACCGGACGTGCGGCGCTCGCCTCCGACCGGGAGGGGGCCGTGTTCGGCATCTGGGAGGGCGAGATCATCCCCGACTGGAGCGTGGGACGGGGCGGGGCGCCCGCATGGCTGGAACTGCACACCCGGAACGCCTTCGACGCGGCGATCTTCTACGGCGAGGTCCTCGACTGGGCCGGCGACAAGCCGGGCTGCTGTCAGGTCGCCTACGCGGACGACACGGTGATCCTGAGCCATCGGGGCACGACCGTCGCCCGTATCGTCGGTGGAGCGGTGGAGGCCGCGCCCAATCCCCAGGTCCGGCCCCGCTGGCACGTCCACTTCCGGGTCGAGGACGTCGAGGCGGCCATGGCGACGGTCAAGCGGCTCGGTGGCGGTGTCGTCTCCGAGGTCACCTCGTCGGGTCCGGGCCGCCGTATCACCCTGCACGATCCGGACGGCGGGTTGTTCACCGTGGCGGACGGGCTGTAG
- a CDS encoding oxygenase MpaB family protein codes for MGWSPPTVDELRVRLGATIFRRVAGPSGSRTRDRIHGTPGPRWFGPDSPIRTVHGDASMFAGGLAALLVQSLHPLAMAAVAAHSGFRGDPWGRLERTSTFLAVTTFGTADDARLAVERVRQVHARLRGRTAEGMPYRASDPHLLGWVHVAEVDSFLRAHRRYGAAPLDRAGYDGYVADAARIAEALGVERPPRTVDELAERMDGYRSELRATPACRETARFLLLSPPIPWQARAPYALLAAGAVALLPSWAYEPLGLPALPAPVRAGGRAGGRLATGVIRWAMGPPPTGDERRTDDGPRRTVTDRRERPGGSSRR; via the coding sequence ATGGGATGGTCCCCTCCGACCGTCGACGAGCTGCGCGTCCGGCTCGGCGCCACGATATTCCGGCGCGTGGCCGGGCCGTCGGGGTCACGGACGCGCGACCGCATCCACGGCACTCCGGGTCCGCGCTGGTTCGGTCCCGACAGTCCGATCCGCACCGTGCACGGGGACGCCTCGATGTTCGCGGGGGGTCTGGCGGCGCTGCTCGTCCAGTCGCTGCATCCGCTGGCGATGGCCGCGGTCGCGGCCCACTCCGGGTTCCGGGGCGACCCGTGGGGGCGTCTGGAGCGCACCAGCACCTTCCTCGCCGTGACGACCTTCGGAACGGCCGACGACGCGCGGCTCGCCGTGGAGCGGGTACGGCAGGTACACGCCCGGCTGCGGGGCCGTACGGCGGAGGGCATGCCGTACCGGGCGTCCGATCCGCACCTGCTGGGCTGGGTCCACGTCGCGGAGGTCGACAGTTTCCTGCGGGCCCATCGGCGCTACGGCGCGGCGCCGCTCGACCGGGCGGGCTACGACGGGTACGTCGCGGACGCGGCGAGGATCGCCGAGGCGCTGGGCGTGGAGCGTCCGCCGCGCACCGTCGACGAGCTGGCGGAGCGGATGGACGGGTACCGGTCGGAGCTCCGGGCCACGCCCGCCTGTCGGGAGACGGCCCGCTTCCTGCTGCTGTCCCCTCCGATCCCGTGGCAGGCGCGGGCGCCTTACGCTCTGCTGGCGGCCGGGGCGGTGGCGCTGCTGCCGTCGTGGGCGTACGAGCCCCTGGGGCTGCCCGCTCTCCCGGCACCGGTGCGGGCGGGTGGCCGGGCGGGCGGGCGTCTGGCGACGGGGGTGATCCGCTGGGCGATGGGCCCGCCGCCGACCGGGGACGAGCGGAGGACGGACGACGGGCCGCGCCGGACCGTCACTGACCGGCGTGAGCGGCCCGGCGGATCGTCGCGTCGATGA
- a CDS encoding DUF6197 family protein, which yields MPTTAVEAAPRRGPAPSAVTAPSDTAAPETVDRAGARLHDSAAWQEIVRLWDLPVAPHASPAPSASGSPGADRTEAAPFTAEGEWRGLLSVPVDQLVATALKALPAPPPAERRLPGRVGAVLPDRLHVWRRVGQPEVTPSVHLAHARRVLVEWGWQNRPYRLRDIRGARCVCGALLTAHRLGYGSVDTMNRAAAWIVTELRAQGWNGLIGPWNRAPGRTAEEALALIDATIRRAAHAGQ from the coding sequence ATGCCCACCACCGCTGTCGAAGCCGCGCCCCGCCGTGGTCCCGCCCCGTCCGCCGTCACCGCGCCATCCGACACCGCCGCGCCCGAGACCGTCGACCGCGCCGGCGCCCGGCTCCACGACTCCGCCGCCTGGCAGGAGATCGTGCGTCTCTGGGACCTCCCGGTCGCGCCGCACGCGTCACCCGCCCCGTCCGCCTCGGGTTCCCCCGGGGCGGACCGGACCGAGGCCGCGCCGTTCACCGCCGAAGGGGAATGGCGCGGCCTCCTCTCGGTCCCCGTCGACCAGCTCGTCGCCACCGCCCTGAAAGCCCTCCCCGCACCCCCGCCGGCCGAGCGCCGGCTTCCCGGGCGCGTCGGCGCGGTACTGCCCGACCGGCTGCACGTCTGGCGCCGCGTCGGGCAGCCCGAGGTGACCCCCTCCGTCCACCTCGCCCACGCCCGCCGCGTTCTCGTGGAATGGGGCTGGCAGAACCGGCCCTACCGGCTCCGCGACATCCGGGGCGCCCGCTGCGTGTGCGGCGCCCTCCTCACCGCGCACCGCCTCGGATACGGCAGCGTCGACACCATGAACCGGGCCGCCGCCTGGATCGTCACCGAGCTCCGCGCCCAGGGCTGGAACGGCCTGATCGGCCCCTGGAACAGGGCGCCCGGCCGGACCGCGGAGGAGGCCCTGGCCCTCATCGACGCGACGATCCGCCGGGCCGCTCACGCCGGTCAGTGA
- a CDS encoding GMC oxidoreductase: MALPVPSVSAAPLPPGTRLPVLVIGTGYGGSVAALRLAQAGVDVHMVEMGMSWDTPGPDGRVFANTTRPDYRSFWLRTRTKQPLSNFLGFPLDKDVPRYTGVLDAEEFGGITVYQGRGVGGGSLVNGGMAVTPRRENFGAVLPTVNADEMYEVYYPRANAGLGVNQVDPDWWESAPCYQYARVGRKHARRSGFPFVFVPNVYDWDYMEREATGAVPKSALAGEVLYGNNHGKKTLRKTYLAEAEATGRVSVSALHKVTSVAPAPGGGYTVLIDELDTTGATTATKSVTADRVFFAAGSIGTSKLLTRLKATGALPGLNGEIGKGWGDNGNVMCGRANHLWDPTGKLQSSMPTAGIDNWEAGGAFAEVAPLPTGIETYASFYLSITKNPHRAEFTWNAAAGRVELNWQTAWKQPSIDMAKTIFDKINAKEGTIYRTDFFGFYKIWGDHLTYHPLGGAVLGRATDNYGRLHGHPGLYVIDGALIPGNTSVNPFVTITALAERNIETIIAADL; the protein is encoded by the coding sequence ATGGCGTTGCCGGTGCCCTCCGTTTCGGCCGCCCCCCTCCCCCCGGGAACACGCCTCCCCGTTCTCGTCATCGGCACCGGGTACGGCGGCTCCGTGGCCGCGCTCCGGCTCGCCCAGGCGGGTGTCGACGTGCACATGGTGGAGATGGGCATGTCCTGGGACACCCCGGGTCCCGACGGCCGGGTCTTCGCCAACACCACGAGGCCCGACTACCGCTCGTTCTGGCTGCGCACCCGGACGAAGCAGCCGCTCAGCAACTTCCTCGGCTTCCCGCTCGACAAGGACGTCCCCCGCTACACCGGCGTCCTCGACGCGGAGGAGTTCGGCGGCATCACCGTCTACCAGGGCCGCGGCGTCGGCGGCGGCTCCCTGGTCAACGGCGGGATGGCGGTCACGCCACGGCGGGAGAACTTCGGCGCCGTGCTGCCCACCGTGAACGCCGACGAGATGTACGAGGTGTACTACCCGCGCGCCAACGCCGGGCTCGGCGTCAACCAAGTCGACCCGGACTGGTGGGAGAGCGCCCCGTGCTACCAGTACGCGCGGGTCGGCCGCAAGCACGCCCGGCGCTCCGGGTTCCCCTTCGTCTTCGTGCCCAACGTGTACGACTGGGACTACATGGAGCGGGAGGCCACCGGGGCCGTGCCCAAGTCCGCTCTGGCGGGCGAGGTTCTCTACGGCAACAACCACGGCAAGAAGACCCTGCGCAAGACCTATCTCGCCGAAGCCGAGGCGACCGGCAGGGTCTCCGTGTCAGCTCTCCACAAGGTCACTTCGGTGGCCCCGGCGCCGGGGGGCGGCTACACCGTCCTCATCGACGAGCTCGACACCACCGGCGCCACCACGGCCACCAAGTCCGTCACCGCGGACCGGGTGTTCTTCGCCGCGGGCAGTATCGGCACCAGCAAGCTGCTCACCCGCCTGAAGGCCACCGGGGCGCTACCCGGTCTCAACGGCGAGATCGGCAAGGGCTGGGGGGACAACGGCAACGTCATGTGCGGCCGGGCCAACCATCTGTGGGACCCCACCGGCAAGCTCCAGTCGTCCATGCCCACGGCGGGCATCGACAACTGGGAGGCGGGCGGCGCGTTCGCCGAGGTCGCGCCGCTGCCGACCGGGATCGAGACGTACGCCTCGTTCTACCTCTCCATCACCAAGAACCCGCACCGTGCCGAGTTCACCTGGAACGCCGCCGCGGGCCGTGTCGAGCTGAACTGGCAGACGGCCTGGAAGCAGCCCTCCATCGATATGGCGAAGACCATCTTCGACAAGATCAACGCCAAGGAGGGGACCATCTACCGGACGGACTTCTTCGGCTTCTACAAGATCTGGGGCGACCACCTCACCTACCACCCGCTCGGTGGTGCGGTACTCGGCCGGGCCACCGACAACTACGGTCGGCTGCACGGGCATCCGGGGCTGTACGTCATCGACGGCGCGCTCATCCCCGGCAACACCAGCGTCAACCCGTTCGTGACCATCACCGCGCTCGCCGAACGGAACATCGAGACGATCATCGCCGCCGATCTGTGA
- a CDS encoding carboxymuconolactone decarboxylase family protein, whose amino-acid sequence MIIDIPEGQEPIGYVWGEMVPGIGTAAAHFSLSVYEHTTLGLREFEAARLRIAQINGCVFCLDWRTERDGVRVEESFAAAVTAWRTTGDFDERTRLAAEYAERYALDHHGLDEEFWARMTARYSQAEIVELSMSIGSWLAFGRLNHVLGLDSVCVLPGG is encoded by the coding sequence GTGATCATCGACATACCCGAAGGTCAGGAACCGATCGGATACGTGTGGGGCGAGATGGTCCCCGGCATCGGGACGGCAGCCGCCCACTTCTCGCTCTCGGTCTACGAGCACACCACCCTGGGGCTCCGGGAGTTCGAGGCCGCCCGGCTGCGGATCGCGCAGATCAACGGCTGCGTCTTCTGCCTCGACTGGCGCACCGAGCGGGACGGGGTCAGGGTCGAGGAGTCCTTCGCCGCCGCGGTGACCGCGTGGCGCACGACCGGGGACTTCGACGAACGGACCAGGCTCGCCGCCGAGTACGCCGAACGGTACGCCCTTGACCACCACGGCCTCGACGAGGAGTTCTGGGCGCGGATGACGGCGCGGTACAGCCAGGCCGAGATCGTGGAGCTCAGCATGAGCATCGGCTCCTGGCTGGCCTTCGGGCGCCTCAATCACGTGCTCGGCCTCGACTCCGTGTGCGTCCTGCCGGGTGGGTGA
- a CDS encoding NAD(P)H-dependent amine dehydrogenase family protein, with amino-acid sequence MIPTVVWGTGNVGRAAVRAVDAHPALELAAVIVHDPAKTGRDAGELAALGRPLGITATDDVDAVLAARPRALVYAASGDLRPDEALADVCAAIRAGAVVVTPALYPLYDQLNAPAEFREPVLAAIAEGGGSLFVSGVDPGWGNDVLPLLTSGLGSTVDAIRCQEIFDYSTYEQEDSVRHLVGMGLPLDYAPPMLAPSVPTMVWGGQIRLMARALGVALDDIRETVDRRALDASVTTRTMGLFEAGTQGAVRFEVQGIVDGEPRIVVEHVTRIHPSCAPDWPSPPDGAGAHRVIVEGRPRIEVTVEATDEGENRSAGGNATAVGRLVNAVDWLAAATPGLYDALDVPLRPAVGKLGRRQP; translated from the coding sequence ATGATTCCCACCGTTGTCTGGGGCACCGGGAACGTCGGGCGCGCGGCCGTCCGGGCCGTCGACGCCCACCCGGCGCTGGAACTCGCCGCCGTGATCGTCCACGACCCGGCCAAGACCGGGCGGGACGCCGGCGAACTCGCGGCCCTCGGCCGCCCGCTGGGGATCACGGCGACCGACGACGTCGATGCCGTCCTCGCGGCCCGCCCGCGCGCTCTGGTGTACGCGGCCTCCGGCGACCTCCGTCCCGACGAGGCCCTCGCCGACGTCTGCGCCGCGATCCGCGCCGGCGCCGTCGTGGTCACCCCGGCGCTCTATCCCCTCTATGACCAGCTCAACGCACCGGCGGAGTTCCGTGAACCGGTCCTCGCCGCGATCGCGGAGGGCGGCGGGTCGCTCTTCGTCTCCGGCGTCGACCCGGGCTGGGGCAACGACGTGCTGCCGCTGCTGACGAGCGGTCTCGGCTCCACCGTGGACGCCATCCGCTGCCAGGAGATCTTCGACTACTCGACCTACGAGCAGGAGGACTCCGTCCGGCACCTCGTCGGCATGGGGCTGCCCCTGGACTACGCGCCGCCGATGCTCGCGCCGTCGGTGCCGACCATGGTGTGGGGCGGCCAGATACGCCTGATGGCCCGCGCCCTGGGCGTCGCGCTGGACGACATCAGGGAGACCGTCGACCGGCGCGCCCTCGACGCCTCCGTGACCACCCGGACGATGGGTCTGTTCGAGGCGGGTACCCAGGGTGCCGTGCGCTTCGAGGTGCAGGGCATCGTCGACGGCGAACCCCGCATCGTGGTCGAGCACGTCACCCGGATCCATCCCTCCTGCGCACCCGACTGGCCCAGCCCGCCCGACGGCGCCGGTGCCCACCGGGTGATCGTCGAGGGACGCCCGCGCATCGAGGTCACCGTCGAGGCGACCGACGAGGGGGAGAACCGGTCCGCCGGCGGGAACGCCACCGCTGTCGGGCGCCTCGTGAACGCCGTCGACTGGCTGGCGGCCGCCACGCCCGGACTCTACGACGCGCTCGACGTGCCCCTGCGGCCGGCCGTGGGAAAACTCGGAAGGAGACAACCGTGA
- a CDS encoding phosphodiester glycosidase family protein codes for MPVPPLSARAILVALLAWCAVSVAAPAGAAKADADSPAAGTEPAPGVGYRSWGVTGSHGPARVHLVTVDLRDPGVRVDLLTPGTVGARAPLSALADARAAVAAVNGDFFDISGPGHPGVEPTGASVGPAVGGGRHVKAAVPEGQRFGSALPPGTGTREVLGVGVDRRGRLGRLTLDGSVTASGGTLFPLEGLNQYALPVDSVGVFTADWGAASRVRATCGTDQDRAAACSRDTYEVTVRAGRVAAVARVPGAGVIPRGTEVLVGRERGARSLRGLTVGDRVSVRHRLVAEGSPIPYHFAVGGYPVLRAGAPLPGLDRLTSAVRSAAGLADGGRTLLLMALDGSLAFRSGLTVAEVAALMRDAGAEDAFSLDGGGSSTLVTRSPSGTAVTVRNHPSGGAERPVANGIGVFRRP; via the coding sequence ATGCCGGTACCGCCGCTGTCCGCACGCGCGATCCTCGTCGCCCTGCTCGCCTGGTGCGCCGTGTCGGTCGCCGCGCCCGCCGGAGCGGCGAAGGCCGACGCCGACTCCCCCGCCGCGGGAACGGAGCCGGCGCCCGGGGTCGGCTACCGGTCCTGGGGCGTGACCGGGTCCCACGGGCCCGCCCGGGTCCACCTCGTCACCGTCGACCTGCGCGACCCCGGGGTCAGGGTGGACCTGCTGACGCCCGGCACCGTCGGGGCGCGCGCGCCGCTGTCCGCCCTCGCGGACGCCCGCGCGGCGGTGGCCGCGGTCAACGGCGACTTCTTCGACATCTCGGGGCCCGGCCATCCCGGGGTGGAGCCGACCGGCGCGTCCGTCGGCCCGGCCGTCGGGGGCGGCCGGCACGTCAAGGCGGCCGTGCCGGAGGGACAGCGCTTCGGGTCCGCGCTGCCACCGGGCACCGGCACCCGCGAAGTGCTGGGAGTCGGGGTGGACCGGCGGGGCCGCCTGGGCCGCCTCACCCTCGACGGCTCGGTGACCGCGTCCGGCGGCACCCTCTTCCCGCTGGAGGGACTGAACCAGTACGCCCTGCCGGTGGACTCGGTCGGTGTGTTCACCGCGGACTGGGGAGCGGCGTCACGGGTGCGCGCGACCTGTGGCACGGACCAGGACCGGGCGGCGGCGTGCAGCCGCGACACGTACGAGGTGACCGTGCGGGCCGGACGGGTCGCCGCGGTCGCGCGGGTGCCCGGGGCGGGCGTCATCCCCCGGGGAACCGAGGTCCTGGTGGGCCGGGAGCGCGGTGCGCGGAGCCTGCGCGGGCTGACCGTCGGCGACCGGGTCTCGGTGCGGCACCGCCTGGTGGCGGAAGGCTCCCCGATCCCCTACCACTTCGCCGTCGGCGGATACCCGGTCCTGCGCGCGGGGGCCCCGCTGCCCGGTCTGGACCGGCTCACCTCCGCCGTGCGCTCCGCGGCCGGCCTGGCCGACGGCGGGAGGACGCTGCTGCTGATGGCCCTCGACGGGAGCCTCGCCTTCCGCTCGGGCCTGACGGTCGCCGAGGTCGCGGCGCTGATGCGGGATGCCGGCGCCGAGGACGCGTTCAGCCTGGACGGCGGTGGCTCCTCGACGCTGGTCACCCGAAGCCCCTCCGGCACGGCGGTCACGGTGCGCAACCACCCGAGCGGAGGGGCCGAGCGGCCGGTGGCGAACGGCATCGGCGTCTTCCGGCGGCCTTGA
- a CDS encoding VOC family protein, translated as MAARPEGTPVWTDAMFTDVEGAKKFYGEVLGWTFGEASSEFGNYTQAYRNGKAVAAVVPPMPGQDSPQSAWCLYFSSPDASAAAERIRNGGGTLLMEPMQVGDFGSMCLAQDPTGVTFGVWQPGTHEGFEVEGETGSYAWAEVFTREPERSDAFFASLFGYRTKRMRDDSVDYKTFDLGGEMPVLGRMTMTPEDFPAEIPAYIQIYFAVDDCDEALAKAEKLGGRKVFGPMGSPFGRFAAIVDPQGAPFAVIDPTTTEGEMPEFV; from the coding sequence ATGGCCGCACGACCTGAAGGCACGCCGGTCTGGACCGACGCGATGTTCACCGACGTGGAGGGCGCCAAGAAGTTCTACGGCGAGGTCCTGGGCTGGACCTTCGGCGAAGCCTCCTCTGAATTCGGCAACTACACCCAGGCATACCGGAACGGGAAGGCGGTCGCGGCCGTCGTCCCGCCGATGCCGGGCCAGGACTCCCCACAGTCGGCCTGGTGCCTCTACTTCTCCTCGCCCGACGCGTCCGCCGCGGCGGAGAGGATCAGGAACGGAGGGGGCACGCTCCTGATGGAGCCGATGCAGGTGGGCGACTTCGGCTCCATGTGCCTGGCGCAGGACCCGACGGGCGTCACGTTCGGCGTATGGCAGCCGGGTACCCACGAGGGCTTCGAAGTCGAGGGCGAGACCGGTTCGTACGCCTGGGCCGAGGTCTTCACCCGCGAACCGGAGCGGTCCGACGCCTTCTTCGCCTCGCTGTTCGGCTACCGCACGAAGCGGATGCGGGACGACAGCGTCGACTACAAGACCTTCGACCTGGGCGGCGAGATGCCGGTCCTGGGCCGGATGACGATGACGCCGGAGGACTTCCCCGCCGAGATCCCCGCGTACATCCAGATCTACTTCGCGGTCGACGACTGCGACGAGGCGCTCGCGAAGGCCGAGAAGCTGGGAGGCCGGAAGGTGTTCGGGCCGATGGGCAGCCCGTTCGGCCGTTTCGCGGCGATCGTGGACCCCCAGGGAGCGCCCTTCGCCGTGATCGACCCGACGACCACCGAGGGCGAGATGCCGGAGTTCGTCTGA
- a CDS encoding acyl-CoA dehydrogenase family protein → MTDLLYSGTEDDLRATVRSLLADRAGPQVLLGRIETGDPYVPGLWKSLAGEIGTAGLLVPEKFGGQGASHREAAVVLEELGRAVTPVPFLTGAVMATETLLALDTESAPVAELLDALANGRTVAVLAVPFSTAPAAEPEATDTVTAVADAACADVLLVLRADGLYAVPAAGARTEALTPLDLTRPLSAVDTSGVAGTRLADERPARAAIRRGLLTGAGLLASEQLGLAEWCLEETVRHTRERYQFNRPVGSFQALKHRMAQCWLEVVNARAAARAAADALATADPDAALTVAVAQAYCAKVAVHVAEECVQLHGGIGMTWEHPAHLALKRAKSAQVALGSAGSHQDTIASLVGLPAPAAGV, encoded by the coding sequence ATGACGGATCTGCTCTACTCCGGGACCGAGGACGATCTGCGCGCCACGGTCCGCTCGCTGCTCGCCGACCGGGCCGGACCACAGGTGCTGCTCGGCCGGATCGAGACCGGCGACCCCTATGTGCCCGGCCTGTGGAAGTCCCTCGCCGGAGAGATCGGCACGGCCGGCCTCCTCGTCCCGGAGAAGTTCGGCGGTCAGGGCGCGAGCCACCGTGAGGCCGCCGTGGTCCTGGAGGAACTGGGCCGCGCGGTGACCCCGGTGCCCTTCCTCACCGGGGCGGTGATGGCGACCGAGACCCTGCTCGCCCTCGACACCGAGAGCGCCCCGGTCGCCGAACTGCTCGACGCCCTCGCGAACGGCCGCACGGTGGCGGTGCTCGCCGTCCCGTTCTCCACCGCCCCCGCCGCCGAGCCGGAGGCGACGGACACCGTGACCGCTGTCGCGGACGCCGCCTGCGCGGACGTCCTGCTGGTCCTGCGGGCCGACGGCCTCTACGCCGTCCCCGCGGCCGGCGCGCGGACCGAGGCGCTGACGCCGCTCGATCTCACCCGGCCCCTGTCCGCTGTCGACACGTCCGGCGTCGCGGGAACCCGGCTGGCCGACGAGCGTCCCGCCCGTGCGGCGATCCGCCGAGGACTGCTCACCGGCGCCGGACTGCTGGCCTCCGAACAGCTCGGGCTCGCCGAGTGGTGTCTGGAGGAGACCGTCCGGCACACTCGGGAGCGCTACCAGTTCAACCGGCCCGTCGGCTCCTTCCAGGCGCTCAAGCACCGGATGGCGCAGTGCTGGCTGGAGGTGGTGAACGCCCGTGCGGCGGCCCGCGCGGCCGCCGACGCGCTGGCCACCGCCGACCCGGACGCCGCGCTGACCGTGGCCGTCGCTCAGGCGTACTGCGCGAAGGTCGCCGTCCATGTGGCCGAGGAGTGCGTGCAGTTGCACGGCGGCATCGGCATGACCTGGGAGCATCCGGCGCACTTGGCGCTCAAGCGCGCCAAGTCCGCTCAGGTCGCCCTGGGTTCGGCCGGCAGTCATCAGGACACGATCGCGTCCCTGGTCGGCCTCCCGGCCCCCGCCGCGGGAGTCTGA